A single Crateriforma conspicua DNA region contains:
- a CDS encoding dockerin type I domain-containing protein, whose product MTWTRRHRRKRSTKRRPLSVQPLEMRRLMVAEGSPFSFTQSVNTAGLSGSISAQIDWGDGTTSTAAVSGGTSTGPLKIRFDYRYDTGGFFTSSRRSLLQTAADALVKRLTDDLTAIRPSGSNTWTAKFTHPGNGSNATLNNLSVNANEILIFVGARDLPGGSIGLGASGGWSASGSQSWLNTVRGRGESGALNTSAPTDFGPWGGSISFDNRTSWYFGADPDGLKSTQNDFLSVATHELAHVLGFGTASSFQRLLGGVGFGGAKAKAVYGQGGNVPMADAGHFRGDLVSDGQQPLMSNTIVMGTRKLMTPLDFAAMDDMGWGVHSTKGTISASHDYGDDGSYPVSIVMRGSGAGEKMYERSATVTNVAPDLTVVGNQTILVDKSLSLTDLGKISDPAFRNTKASPATNETFTYTVDWGDNTTPTTGTATIDQYGNASRVTLASFNGSHVYKSTGNYTVTVTVTDDDGGKDSASFRVSVTAPPQLILALDQKTIAENAGTGATQLRVSRPSSATGSAVTVSLQSDASEISIPAQVTIVAGETTTVVPIDAVDDQLLDGTQMAPIRATAADYLAASIDLAVTDAEAMDAAFSSGSVIEGGNPVRLTVTRSNTDTQQPLTVNVGGTNRRLSLPGQVTIPAGQASTTIDVTAVDDDQAQLTASYNMTFTATGYASDSAGLSVLDDEPPKFQNQQSPTDVDDQLGTTALDALLVINELSRRGEDETLDPQTDAFSGRYYDVNGDYLLTSFDALLVINELNRSGVSGESNPGPIVTSVAGPAHLPNEDESSVFGDDSAADAAIAELF is encoded by the coding sequence ATGACATGGACCCGTCGCCATCGCAGAAAACGCAGCACAAAACGACGGCCGCTGAGCGTCCAGCCGCTGGAGATGCGGCGTCTGATGGTGGCCGAGGGCAGCCCGTTTTCGTTCACCCAATCGGTGAACACCGCGGGATTGTCTGGGTCGATTTCCGCGCAGATCGATTGGGGCGACGGCACCACATCGACCGCTGCCGTTTCAGGGGGTACGTCGACCGGCCCGCTTAAGATCCGCTTCGATTATCGCTACGACACCGGTGGGTTCTTCACATCTTCACGGCGCAGCCTGCTGCAAACGGCCGCCGACGCGTTGGTCAAACGACTGACCGACGATTTGACCGCGATCCGCCCGTCGGGCAGCAACACGTGGACTGCGAAGTTCACACACCCGGGAAACGGATCCAACGCGACGCTGAACAACCTGAGCGTCAACGCCAACGAGATCTTGATCTTCGTCGGCGCCCGTGACTTGCCCGGTGGGTCGATCGGTTTGGGAGCGTCCGGCGGCTGGAGTGCATCGGGATCGCAATCCTGGCTGAACACGGTCCGCGGCCGCGGTGAATCGGGTGCACTGAATACGTCGGCGCCGACCGACTTTGGCCCCTGGGGCGGATCGATTTCGTTTGACAACCGAACGTCGTGGTACTTCGGCGCCGACCCGGACGGATTGAAATCGACGCAGAACGATTTTCTGAGCGTGGCCACTCATGAATTGGCGCACGTTTTGGGATTCGGAACCGCATCCAGTTTCCAACGATTGCTGGGCGGCGTTGGTTTCGGCGGGGCGAAAGCCAAAGCGGTTTACGGCCAAGGCGGCAACGTCCCCATGGCCGACGCGGGGCATTTCCGTGGCGATTTGGTCAGCGACGGACAGCAACCGTTGATGAGCAACACCATCGTCATGGGCACACGGAAACTGATGACTCCCTTGGATTTTGCGGCCATGGACGACATGGGCTGGGGCGTGCACAGCACCAAAGGCACCATTTCGGCCAGTCATGACTATGGCGATGACGGGTCGTACCCGGTCAGTATCGTGATGCGGGGCAGTGGTGCCGGCGAAAAGATGTACGAACGGTCCGCGACGGTCACCAACGTCGCCCCCGATTTGACCGTCGTCGGCAACCAAACGATTCTGGTCGACAAGTCGCTGTCGCTGACGGACCTGGGCAAGATCAGCGATCCTGCTTTCCGAAACACCAAAGCATCGCCGGCGACCAACGAAACGTTCACTTACACCGTCGATTGGGGCGACAACACGACGCCGACGACGGGCACCGCGACGATCGATCAATACGGCAACGCCAGCCGAGTGACGTTGGCCAGCTTCAACGGCAGCCACGTTTACAAATCGACGGGGAACTACACCGTGACGGTCACCGTTACCGACGATGACGGAGGCAAAGACAGCGCGTCGTTCCGCGTCAGCGTCACCGCACCGCCACAGTTGATTCTGGCGTTGGACCAAAAGACGATCGCCGAGAACGCGGGCACGGGCGCGACGCAATTGCGAGTCAGTCGTCCGTCATCGGCAACCGGGTCGGCTGTCACTGTGTCGCTACAATCCGATGCATCGGAGATTTCCATCCCCGCTCAGGTCACCATCGTTGCCGGTGAGACCACGACCGTGGTACCGATCGATGCGGTCGACGACCAATTGTTGGATGGAACGCAGATGGCCCCGATTCGAGCCACCGCCGCCGATTACTTGGCCGCATCGATCGATTTGGCGGTGACCGATGCCGAAGCGATGGATGCCGCGTTTTCGTCGGGCTCCGTGATCGAAGGCGGCAACCCCGTCCGGCTGACCGTCACACGCAGCAACACGGATACCCAACAACCGCTGACGGTCAACGTTGGCGGAACCAACCGACGGCTTTCATTGCCAGGGCAGGTCACGATCCCTGCCGGTCAGGCATCAACGACGATCGACGTCACCGCGGTCGACGACGACCAGGCGCAACTGACCGCTTCGTACAACATGACCTTTACGGCCACAGGCTATGCGTCGGATTCGGCCGGCTTGTCGGTTCTGGACGACGAGCCGCCCAAATTCCAGAACCAGCAATCGCCCACCGACGTGGATGACCAGCTGGGCACGACCGCGCTGGACGCATTGTTGGTGATCAACGAACTTTCACGCCGTGGCGAAGACGAAACACTGGACCCACAAACCGACGCATTCAGTGGTCGGTATTACGACGTCAACGGTGACTACTTGCTAACGTCATTCGATGCACTCTTGGTCATCAACGAATTGAATCGGTCGGGCGTCTCCGGCGAATCGAACCCTGGCCCCATCGTCACATCAGTGGCAGGCCCGGCCCATTTGCCGAATGAAGATGAGTCGTCGGTCTTCGGCGACGATTCCGCGGCGGATGCTGCGATCGCGGAACTGTTCTAA
- a CDS encoding acyl-CoA desaturase, with translation MSTVIDSPTRESDPTKADSPKSPSLDQHPNHGDAKTGDVAIPQMETDATGMAKPDHGKPTAQERRRRDNLSLYALGWLGLAHIGCLFAPMTFTWAGLFTLIGLHWLTGSLGICLGYHRLLTHTGMKTHNWVRYLFGGIGSLAGEGSPLDWVADHRKHHAHSDQEGDPHSPHDGGWWSHVFWLAFHTHDGDRKDYLNHWVPDLMRDRGMRILDKMFLPMNLALGAGLFGIGYAFGGLSLATSLFIWGFCLRLVLVLHATWLVNSASHIWGYKNYETADDSRNNWIVAIFAYGEGWHNNHHAYPRMAKHGHKWWEFDMTWMMIVLLKKLGLVWDVVDYKNAAEKRARAAAQADKAA, from the coding sequence ATGTCGACCGTCATTGATTCGCCCACCCGAGAATCGGATCCGACGAAGGCCGATTCGCCTAAGTCGCCCAGCCTTGACCAGCATCCCAACCACGGGGATGCCAAAACCGGCGATGTGGCGATTCCACAGATGGAAACCGACGCGACCGGCATGGCGAAGCCGGATCATGGCAAGCCGACCGCCCAGGAACGGAGACGTCGTGACAATTTGAGCCTGTACGCCCTGGGTTGGCTGGGGCTGGCCCACATCGGATGCCTGTTCGCACCAATGACGTTCACCTGGGCCGGGTTGTTCACCCTGATCGGACTGCACTGGCTGACCGGCAGCCTGGGCATCTGCTTGGGCTATCACCGACTGCTGACGCACACCGGCATGAAGACGCACAACTGGGTGCGGTACCTGTTCGGCGGAATCGGATCGCTGGCCGGCGAAGGTAGCCCGTTGGATTGGGTGGCCGATCACCGCAAACACCACGCCCACAGCGACCAAGAAGGCGATCCGCACTCGCCCCACGACGGCGGATGGTGGAGCCACGTGTTCTGGTTGGCCTTTCACACCCATGACGGCGACCGCAAAGACTACTTGAACCACTGGGTCCCGGATCTGATGCGAGATCGCGGGATGCGGATCTTGGACAAGATGTTCTTGCCGATGAACTTGGCGCTGGGTGCCGGATTGTTCGGCATTGGTTACGCCTTTGGCGGCCTTTCGCTGGCCACGTCACTGTTCATTTGGGGATTCTGTCTGCGGCTGGTTTTGGTTTTGCACGCGACTTGGTTGGTCAACAGTGCCTCGCACATCTGGGGTTACAAGAACTACGAAACCGCCGATGACAGCCGCAACAACTGGATCGTGGCGATCTTTGCGTACGGCGAAGGCTGGCACAATAATCACCATGCTTACCCGCGAATGGCCAAGCACGGGCACAAGTGGTGGGAATTCGACATGACGTGGATGATGATCGTGCTGTTGAAGAAACTGGGCCTGGTTTGGGACGTGGTCGATTACAAGAACGCGGCCGAAAAACGGGCCCGGGCGGCGGCCCAAGCCGACAAAGCCGCCTGA
- the smc gene encoding chromosome segregation protein SMC produces the protein MLKALELSGFKSFADRTRFDFPDGITVVVGPNGSGKSNIVDAMKWVLGSQSPKSLRGKEMADVIFKGSQTRGPSGAAEATIIFDNSSGNLPVDAPEVHVTRRVYRSGEGEYLINKQAVRLKDVRDLIRGTGIGIDAYSLIEQGKVDRMLQANAKERRAIFEEAAGISRFKAKKTEAERRLGRIQQNLTRLGDIVDEVASRLKSLKGQASRAEKYRQATERLRELRTQVAWTDWQELTQQFETAEIELAEAIKQQEQLEIQQQELQQQRQAAELELQSIADVARQAEEQRGAWLGQIAELEGRSAADRSTVEDLRKAQASSLRRIRLLQSQAGSAAAQLRSAGQRLAEYQAELDRATQRHQEAEKQRDEIGAEVADVQTKRTENQREHLVQVRRVADLEADRQRLTQKSTEQERALQSLEQRRTESREAVELARQDAKAKAEHVAQLDQSIAESAKQIELADAKLQDNRRNARRRRDEVAALRGRLEGVCQRLDVLQDLQKRQEGVSGGVRAILDRLRELSAQRNDATRHKWAGTVRGMVADCFRVDVNVAPLIDAALGQRSQYLVVTGDLTQQAILNKEVEVNSRVGLIRIDELPTRRPGDRIRLDGIKGVVGRADRMLQCDEEDEPLARHLLSNTWIVDSLATAFNLRKLSGAGLRFVATTGELLESDGTIVVGPGGTDTGLVSRRSELDAAARERDHYQFQLNEEVAEADRLDKVVDELAAELGRLEQAHRGDVTARAAAKAESRHAEENLNHQQRELRQTEQLHEDTAGELTAVQSELQRIASEIEQGRHSIETLELQGAELDEALCGAETAFQDATKHVMAVSVDVARAEQKHEALQATIQQQHRDQDQREAAVQEVRDQANATQKRIDEANARLLDADSRLAMLHWQSQEKQAEIRQLAQAADEVRTTTKAAQKASDAAIKEAAQAGGRVHSIQSARDNARLRRDTLADRLLEDYEIDLRGTEPPEDLQPPEDREAVDREISQLRNQLQKTGSVNLEALEELEELQTRYDELHDQYQDLTAAKDSLQRIIGRINADSRRLFMDTLEAIRQNFRKLYRKSFGGGNADLILEEDEDPLEAGVEIVATPPGKPSFSNSLLSGGEKALTAVALLMAIFQYRPSPFCVLDEVDAPFDEANIGRFVTVLNEFLDQTKFVVVTHSKKTMTAATTLYGVTMQESGVSKQVSIRFEDVNEKGEIESEGEAA, from the coding sequence ATGCTGAAAGCGCTCGAACTGTCCGGATTCAAGAGCTTCGCCGATCGGACTCGGTTCGACTTTCCCGACGGCATCACCGTCGTCGTCGGCCCCAACGGGTCCGGCAAATCGAACATCGTCGACGCGATGAAGTGGGTCTTGGGCAGCCAGAGTCCGAAGAGTCTGCGCGGCAAGGAAATGGCCGACGTGATCTTCAAGGGCTCGCAAACCCGCGGCCCCTCGGGCGCCGCCGAAGCGACGATCATCTTCGACAACTCCTCGGGAAACCTGCCGGTCGATGCCCCGGAAGTCCACGTCACCCGGCGTGTGTATCGCAGCGGCGAAGGCGAATACCTGATCAACAAACAGGCGGTTCGTCTGAAGGATGTCCGCGATCTGATCCGCGGGACCGGCATCGGTATCGACGCTTACAGCCTGATCGAACAGGGCAAAGTCGACCGGATGCTTCAGGCCAACGCCAAAGAACGCCGCGCGATTTTCGAAGAAGCGGCCGGCATCAGTCGCTTCAAGGCAAAGAAAACGGAGGCCGAACGACGCCTGGGCCGCATCCAGCAAAACCTGACGCGTCTGGGCGACATCGTCGACGAAGTGGCGTCGCGATTGAAAAGCTTGAAGGGCCAAGCGTCTCGCGCGGAAAAGTATCGCCAGGCGACCGAACGCCTGCGTGAACTTCGCACCCAAGTCGCGTGGACCGACTGGCAGGAACTGACCCAGCAATTTGAAACGGCCGAAATCGAACTGGCCGAAGCGATCAAGCAACAAGAACAGCTGGAAATCCAACAACAGGAACTGCAACAACAACGCCAAGCGGCCGAACTGGAATTGCAATCGATCGCCGATGTGGCTCGCCAAGCGGAAGAACAGCGCGGCGCGTGGCTGGGGCAGATCGCGGAATTGGAAGGCCGATCCGCCGCCGATCGATCCACCGTCGAAGACCTGCGAAAGGCTCAGGCTTCATCGCTCCGGCGCATTCGTTTGTTACAGTCTCAAGCCGGATCGGCCGCCGCACAATTACGCTCCGCAGGCCAACGCTTGGCCGAATACCAGGCGGAACTGGACCGCGCGACCCAAAGGCATCAAGAAGCGGAAAAGCAGCGTGACGAGATCGGCGCCGAGGTCGCTGACGTCCAAACCAAGCGGACTGAAAACCAACGCGAACACCTGGTCCAGGTTCGCCGCGTCGCCGATTTGGAAGCCGACCGACAACGGCTGACACAGAAAAGCACCGAACAAGAACGTGCACTACAGTCGCTGGAACAACGCCGGACCGAGTCGCGTGAAGCCGTCGAACTGGCACGCCAGGATGCCAAGGCCAAAGCGGAACATGTCGCGCAACTGGACCAGTCGATCGCCGAAAGTGCCAAGCAGATCGAATTGGCCGACGCCAAGCTGCAAGACAATCGCCGCAACGCACGTCGTCGACGTGATGAGGTTGCCGCGCTGCGCGGCCGCTTAGAAGGCGTTTGTCAGCGGCTGGACGTATTGCAAGATCTGCAGAAACGTCAAGAAGGCGTCTCCGGCGGCGTCCGCGCGATTCTGGATCGGCTGCGCGAACTGTCGGCGCAAAGAAACGATGCCACACGGCACAAGTGGGCCGGCACGGTTCGCGGGATGGTCGCCGATTGTTTTCGCGTCGATGTCAACGTCGCGCCGCTGATCGATGCCGCCCTGGGCCAGCGAAGCCAGTACTTGGTCGTCACCGGCGATCTGACGCAACAGGCGATTTTGAACAAAGAGGTCGAAGTCAACAGTCGAGTCGGACTGATCCGGATCGATGAATTGCCCACCCGGCGACCGGGCGATCGCATCCGCCTTGACGGTATCAAAGGCGTCGTCGGCCGCGCCGATCGCATGCTGCAGTGTGACGAAGAAGACGAACCACTGGCACGACACCTGTTAAGCAACACGTGGATCGTCGATAGCCTGGCGACGGCGTTCAATCTGCGAAAGCTAAGCGGTGCGGGGCTGCGTTTCGTCGCCACCACAGGCGAACTCTTGGAATCCGACGGCACCATCGTCGTCGGCCCCGGCGGTACCGACACAGGGCTGGTCAGCCGTCGCAGCGAATTGGACGCGGCCGCACGTGAACGTGACCACTATCAATTTCAATTGAACGAGGAGGTCGCCGAAGCGGATCGCTTGGACAAAGTCGTCGATGAATTGGCCGCCGAACTTGGTCGGTTGGAACAAGCCCATCGCGGCGACGTCACCGCTCGGGCCGCCGCCAAAGCCGAATCGCGTCACGCCGAAGAAAATCTGAACCACCAACAGCGTGAACTCCGCCAGACCGAACAACTGCACGAAGACACCGCAGGTGAACTGACGGCAGTCCAAAGCGAATTACAACGCATTGCATCGGAGATCGAACAGGGACGCCACAGTATCGAGACGTTGGAACTGCAGGGTGCCGAACTGGACGAGGCTCTTTGCGGTGCCGAAACCGCATTCCAAGATGCGACCAAGCACGTGATGGCCGTCTCGGTCGACGTTGCACGGGCCGAACAGAAACACGAAGCCCTGCAAGCGACGATCCAACAACAACACCGCGATCAAGATCAACGCGAAGCGGCGGTTCAAGAAGTCCGCGACCAGGCAAACGCCACGCAAAAACGAATCGACGAAGCCAACGCGCGATTGTTGGACGCCGACAGCCGCCTGGCGATGCTGCATTGGCAGTCACAAGAAAAACAAGCGGAAATCCGTCAACTGGCACAAGCCGCTGACGAAGTTCGCACGACCACGAAAGCCGCACAAAAGGCAAGCGATGCGGCGATCAAGGAAGCTGCCCAGGCGGGTGGTCGCGTCCATTCCATCCAGTCCGCGCGGGATAACGCTCGGCTGCGTCGCGACACGCTGGCCGACCGCTTGCTGGAGGATTACGAGATCGACCTGCGCGGCACCGAACCGCCCGAAGACTTGCAACCGCCGGAAGACCGCGAAGCGGTGGATCGCGAAATCAGCCAGTTGCGAAACCAGTTGCAGAAGACCGGTTCGGTCAATTTGGAAGCGTTGGAGGAATTGGAAGAGCTGCAGACGCGATACGACGAACTGCACGATCAATACCAAGACCTGACCGCCGCCAAGGATTCGCTGCAGCGGATCATCGGTCGCATCAACGCGGACAGCCGCCGTTTGTTCATGGACACGCTGGAAGCGATCCGCCAGAACTTCCGCAAGCTGTATCGCAAGTCATTCGGCGGTGGTAACGCCGATTTGATTTTGGAAGAAGACGAAGACCCGTTGGAAGCCGGTGTAGAAATCGTCGCGACGCCGCCTGGCAAACCCAGCTTCAGCAACTCGCTGTTGTCCGGCGGCGAAAAAGCGCTGACCGCCGTCGCACTGTTGATGGCGATCTTCCAGTACCGCCCCAGTCCATTTTGTGTTTTGGACGAAGTCGACGCGCCGTTTGACGAAGCGAACATCGGACGCTTCGTCACCGTGTTGAATGAGTTCTTGGATCAGACCAAGTTCGTCGTCGTCACGCACAGCAAGAAGACGATGACCGCCGCGACGACTTTGTACGGTGTCACGATGCAAGAATCCGGCGTCAGCAAGCAGGTGTCGATCCGCTTCGAAGACGTCAACGAAAAGGGCGAAATCGAAAGCGAAGGCGAAGCCGCTTAG
- a CDS encoding ester cyclase yields the protein MTTPQRLRDYYAAWSRQDVDAVLQFFNDQSSFEDLAFAAKFDGLAQIRSFIELTYAGSPDFEVHPTEVMVDGDNAAASWVMSGTHRGDLPGFPATGKRFEVRAASIIQMSGPTIHRIVDYWNPVEFQRSVGLL from the coding sequence ATGACGACGCCGCAACGACTTCGTGACTACTATGCCGCCTGGTCGCGGCAAGACGTGGATGCGGTCCTGCAATTCTTTAATGATCAGTCTTCGTTCGAGGACTTGGCGTTCGCCGCCAAGTTTGACGGACTTGCTCAGATCCGGTCCTTCATCGAACTGACCTACGCCGGTTCACCGGACTTCGAAGTCCATCCGACGGAGGTCATGGTCGACGGTGATAATGCGGCGGCGTCATGGGTGATGAGCGGGACGCACCGTGGCGACTTGCCAGGATTTCCGGCAACGGGCAAACGCTTCGAGGTCCGTGCCGCGTCGATCATTCAGATGTCCGGGCCGACGATTCACCGGATCGTCGACTATTGGAACCCGGTCGAATTTCAGCGTTCGGTGGGGCTGCTCTGA
- a CDS encoding DUF1501 domain-containing protein: MNQSNLCTGHDSGLTTRRTFLSRFGYGLGSIALADLLSADGATVSPGSSAGGAITPHFEPKAKRVIFLFQSGAPSQMELFDPKPMLNELHGTEMPASVRMGQRLTGMSAHQASLPLVGSPFKFAQHGQSGTWLSELLPHTSKVADDMCIIRSMNTEAINHGPGVTMMQTGSQFPGRPSMGSWLWYGLGSESQDLPGFVVMVSTKRGGQPLVSRLWGSGFLPGKYDGVRLRPDENAVLYLKNPAGVDRKGRRLALERLQELHQLQLNATSDPALETRIAQYEMAFRMQSSIPEVTDISGETEATLKMYGDDVTTPGTYASNCLRARRLAEQGVRFIQLYQPGWDHHGGLPGGIRNQCRITDQATAALIQDLKQRDMLKDTLVIWGGEFGRTSYCQGKIGPKNYGRDHHPRCFSLWMAGGGAPGGYTHGETDEFSYNIVKDGVHIHDFHATVLRLLGIDHERLTFRYQGRDFRLTDVHGHVVDPLIA, encoded by the coding sequence ATGAACCAGTCAAATCTTTGCACCGGACATGATTCGGGGCTGACGACACGTCGGACGTTTTTGTCGCGATTCGGTTACGGTCTTGGTTCGATCGCTTTGGCGGACTTGTTAAGCGCCGATGGAGCCACCGTTTCGCCTGGATCTTCCGCGGGTGGTGCGATTACGCCGCATTTTGAGCCCAAAGCCAAGCGAGTGATCTTTCTGTTCCAATCGGGGGCGCCGTCCCAGATGGAATTGTTTGATCCCAAGCCGATGCTGAACGAACTGCACGGTACTGAAATGCCGGCGTCGGTCCGCATGGGCCAGCGTTTGACGGGCATGAGTGCGCACCAGGCCAGTTTGCCGCTGGTTGGTTCACCGTTCAAGTTCGCACAGCACGGTCAAAGCGGAACTTGGTTGAGCGAACTGCTGCCGCACACGTCCAAGGTCGCCGATGACATGTGCATCATTCGGTCCATGAATACCGAAGCGATCAATCACGGACCAGGCGTGACCATGATGCAAACCGGCAGCCAGTTTCCGGGCCGACCGAGTATGGGATCGTGGTTGTGGTACGGGCTGGGCAGCGAAAGCCAGGATCTTCCCGGATTCGTCGTGATGGTGTCGACCAAGCGTGGCGGGCAACCGCTGGTTTCGCGGTTGTGGGGCAGCGGTTTTCTGCCGGGCAAGTATGACGGCGTGCGTTTGCGACCAGATGAAAATGCCGTTCTGTATCTGAAGAACCCCGCCGGCGTGGATCGAAAGGGCCGACGTCTGGCACTGGAACGTCTGCAAGAACTGCATCAGTTGCAATTGAACGCCACGTCGGATCCTGCTTTGGAGACGCGGATCGCACAATATGAAATGGCGTTTCGTATGCAGTCGTCGATACCTGAGGTGACGGATATATCAGGCGAGACCGAAGCGACGTTGAAGATGTATGGCGACGATGTCACAACGCCGGGAACGTACGCGTCAAACTGTTTACGCGCCCGACGTTTGGCCGAACAAGGCGTCCGGTTCATTCAGCTGTATCAACCCGGATGGGATCACCATGGCGGATTGCCGGGCGGCATTCGCAACCAGTGCCGGATCACCGATCAGGCGACCGCCGCGTTGATCCAGGATCTGAAACAACGGGACATGTTGAAGGACACGCTGGTCATTTGGGGCGGTGAATTCGGAAGAACCAGTTACTGCCAAGGCAAGATCGGACCAAAGAACTACGGCCGGGATCACCACCCGCGTTGCTTCAGTTTGTGGATGGCCGGTGGCGGCGCCCCTGGCGGTTACACCCACGGCGAAACCGATGAATTCAGCTATAACATCGTCAAGGACGGTGTGCACATTCACGACTTCCATGCCACCGTGCTGCGACTGCTTGGGATCGATCACGAACGCCTGACGTTCCGATACCAAGGACGTGACTTTCGTTTGACCGATGTGCACGGACATGTCGTCGACCCGTTGATCGCCTAG